From the genome of Brassica oleracea var. oleracea cultivar TO1000 chromosome C4, BOL, whole genome shotgun sequence:
TTATATTCCCTTATGGGGCAGGTACAAAGTGATCATTTCCACGAAATTTTTGCACCGGAGTTGGATAAACATGGGTATCAAGCTCTCTACAAGAGGAAGACTAATGAGGTTGGCTCAGTAATGATTCTACACACTCCCTTCTTCTTATGTTGGAAAGTCTCTTAACCTTATCTTACACGTTGCTAGGTTCTAAGCGGAAGTACAAGTGCAATTGACGGATGTGCAACATTTTTCAGACGGGATAGATTTTCACATGTCAAAAAATATGATGTTTGTATCTGTTCTATATGCATACCTGCTCTTATCTATTTTATATTTTCAATGCTAATTCATGGGACTGTTAATCTAGGTTGAGTTCAATAAGGCTGCTCAGTCTTTGACTGAGGCTATAATCCCTCATACGCAGAAGAGAACTGCTTTAAACCGACTTGTGAAGGTAGTTTTTGGCATGCTTATAGCTGATTGTCAGAGAGTTAGTTTTGTACATGACTGATTCTTGTGATGACTGATTGTTATGCTGTAGGATAACATTGCGTTGATAGTTGTTCTTGAATCGAAGTTTGGTAATCAACCTACTGATCCTTCAGGGAAACGCCAGCTTATCTGTGTGGTAGAGTTTCCCTCTTTTTCTTCTCATTCAATTGTTTGTTGAGAAGATGTTCTCATTTTGTTGCTGTAACTTGTTGGAGTGTAGGCAAACACACATGTTAATGTTCAACAAGAACTAAAGGACGTGAAGCTCTGGCAGGTATGTGCATCTCTCTCTATCTCTATCTTAAGTTTCATTGACCTCGAGAGAATTAGTATTCACCTCATTGTTATGTTTTTTTTTTATTCTTTTGAGTTTTGTAGGTTCATACTTTATTAAAGGGGCTAGAAAAAATAGCTGCTAGTGCTGATATCCCTATGCTTGTATGTGGAGACTTCAATACTCTTCCCGGAAGGTTTTTGTTTAATTCTTCTGACTTGATATTATCAAATTTCAATACTCTCTTTGGTGTTAGAAAAAGCTAAAGCTCTGAATTTTTTTGATTGCAGTGCTCCTCATACACTTCTTGTAATGGGGAAAGTTGATCCACTACATCCAGACTTAATGGTTGATCCCCTTAATATCCTGCGTCCTCATACTAAACTGACTCATCAGCTACCTTTGGTAACTTTATCTTCTTCTTCTTCTTCTTCTTCGGTTTTGCCCTTTTTTGTTTGCCGAACTTTGATGAGAGAGTTTTGCTTTTTCAGGTGAGCGCTTACTCATCGTTTGTGAGACCGGTGATGGGACTTGGATTGGAGCAGCACAGAAGGAGAATGGATCTTAATACAAACGAGCCTTTGTTTACTAATTGTACAAGGGAGTTCATTGGCACTCATGACTATATATTTTATACAGGTTTCACCATATTTTTTTTAACTACCTCTCCTTGTTCCGACTACACCAGAAAATAACTTTGTTTTTTTTTTTTTTGGTTTTCAGCGGATACTTTAATGGTGGAATCTTTATTGGAGTTACTGGACGAAGATGGATTGAGAAAAGATACAGCTCTTCCTTCACCTGAATGGTCTTCTAATCACATTGCACTCTTGGCTGAGTTTCGATGCATGCCTAGAACCAGACGCTAACCGCTCTTTCACTACCTTCTATCCATCCCAAATTCGCTTTACAGAAGATAGGTTTTTGTTTGTTTGTTTCTGGTTTTTTTTAATCAGGTTATGACAAGAACTCTTTAGACAAACCCCTGCCAAAAATATGTCATAGAGAGGACACAAAGGTCGGAAGTGGTTCTGATACTAGAGGCAGATCATGTTCTGAAGTTGGGTCATTCTTTAATGATGACCTCCTCTGTGTTGTTTTGTCTATACCTTTTGTTCTTCTCATTTTGATCAGTTTTATAGATACCCCTTGTTGCTCTCATGTATCCTTTCCATTTTTAATAAAAATATGGTTTTAGATCTTAACTTATAGATGCTGTGTAAGACGAGAGAATTCTTGAAAACAATGGTCGACCAGTGAACAATTTGACAATTTTATGTATCCTTCCATTTTTCTGTTGCATGTAGATTTTTTTCTTCCATGGCTCGTCTTTGTAACAATGTAAATTTTAGATTCTTTCTTCCATGATACTCTTGTCTGTGCACACAAATCCTTTAATGTCAGTGTTCTACACTCTTTCCCTTGTGGATAACTTGCAGAGATTGTGAAAACGGACTGTGAACAACTTTCATATTTTTATGTAGCCCTCCAATAATTGCAAAAGATTCAGAACTCAAAATTTCAATTCAGACATGAGACATGTCAACTAGTACATTATTTAAACATTTTAAACAAAGTTTCTTGCAAAATTAAGACTATGTGAACGAGAAAGAAGTCTGTAGATAAGTTTATAAAAAGGCATATAGAGTTCATTGTTTCATAAACTGGTGGTTAGATATCATGGCTTACAATCAAAATCAACAAATGCTGGCTCTATGCATAACAATAGCAATAATGTTTCTTGGTGTGAGATCAGATTTGATTCAGGACATAAAAGGGTGTCAAGATTCCATGTCTGATCTCTACTCTTGTCTTCCTTTTGTCACTAACAAAGCTAAAGCTCCAGACTCAACATGTTGCACCACACTCAAAGAAAAATTAGACAAAGGCCAGACAAAAAGATGTCTCTGCACTCTTGTCAAAGACAGGGATGATCCTGGTTTAGGGTTCAAAGTTGATGCCAACCGTGCAATGAGCCTCCCTTCCACTTGTCATGTCCCTGCAAATATTTCACAATGCCCAGGTGATAAATCTCTTACAATTTAACAGCTACACACTGTCACAAAATTAGACTACTCTCATAATTTTATATTTTGTTGCAAAAGAGCTTCTACATTTGCCTCCAGATTCAGTAGCGGCTAAGATTTTTAAGCAATTCACTGAATCCTCTCAGAATGTTGGACACAAAGGTACTAACTAATATTACTTGTTTTACAATTTTATTTATGCTTGTGCAAACATTATTCATCCTGTTTCTTGGAACTGGAACAAACTAAAAAATATTGCAGCTGTATCCACAAGTTCAAGCGTTAAAGGAAGAGATAAGAAGCAATTTGGACTAATGATGGCTGGAGCTTTCTCAGTATACTTAGTGTAATCCTTTGTTATGAAAGTTAATAAATACAACCAAAACCGCTATAAGATTCATATCTATCAGTTGTGGATGTACCATGGCTTGTTAAATAAAACATATTGAAACACAGCATCTGATGAATCTATCTAATATGTGATCGTATGTAATATAACTGAATATAATCCTCGTTATGGAGCCACTTGCCTTTAGAACGGGGCTAAATATTGTTGAAGGTTCTGGAGTTAAAGCAAATTAGCTGTGTACTTTGAAGCATGTCAGACGAGGAAACATCTGAAGCAACTCTTCACGGCTTCGTCTCTGCATAATTAATCATGCCGTTAACATTAGGTTAAAGAAAAAGTGTCAAGTCTCCATAATACACACCTTAATACCGATGCAGCCATTGACATCAAGAGTGGTGAGTGTGGCAGAGCAGGTCTGCGAGAGAGTCTCCAGACATCTATCAGTCACACCAACTATTCCAAACAAGCTGCAATTTTGTTTTTGTTTTCATTAAACGGTTGTCAGCAAAAAAGAATCATAAAGAATATAAAGCAAAAAGTTCTAGAATTGGATTTAGTACCTGAGAAATTCTAGAGAGGTACAACTATTAGCAATTGTAATAACCCCTGAATCTGTGATCTGCACACACCTGCCACATGTTTAGATGCATTTGCTATGATGAAGATGCATCTTTATTATCGTCATCTTTCTTGTAAGTGGAGACTTGGCTTACCATGTCAAGTTGAGAGACTCTAGCTTGATGCACTTAGCCATATGAGTAAGCCCCTCATCAAATAAATTCTGAAAACCAAAGTTGCACTCTTAGTTACAGATCCTATAGAAGATAAGAAAACCATAACTAATGTACTGCACCAGCTTTTACCTGAGCACCACATAAATCTAAGAACCTTAGATCAGCCAAAAGTGATATCTTCTTGTAGGCTTTGTCTATGAATCTACAAAAATTGCAAGATCAATTCCAGAACTTACAACAGCTAGAATTTCAATACAGCCAGAGTAAAAAAAAATGAAATATGCTTTTTGTAATACCCTGAAAGAGCATAGAGGTTTAAGGTCTGGAGAGTAGAACACTTATGTAGCACATGAAGTAATCCATCATATGTGATCTTAACACACCTGACAACGTCATAAACAACAAGACCAAACACCACAACACAAGTATTCAAATAACAATGTAGCCTTACAAATAAACTTCCATCTAGCAATGTTATGGATTATCCATCACCATAAAATAACCAACATTTTACTTACCTAGTGATATTCAGTGACTCCAAGTCTTGATAACTTTCAGCTACTAGCTGCATACCTTTGTCGGTTATACTCTGCAGCAATTAGTGCACACATGTGAAAAAAACATTGCCATAATTACAGCTACTAATCACAAATAAAACTCCTAAGAATAAAGATCAAGATACCTTGCAGCCACTTAGGTTCAAATCAATGATGGTTCTGCAATTGTTCACTAGATGTCTAATGCAATCATCAGTCACCCTGTGAAAATAATCCTAGAATTAGGCTCCTCTGATAAGGTAAAAATAAAATAAAATCAAGAAGTGTGACATAAATGTTACCTCACATTCCAGTAGATAGAGATAGCTTTTAGATTGGGACATATGCTAGTTATAGCTTCGATTCCACCGTCAGATATCTTTTGGCACCCATTCAGATTCAAGCATTTTAAGCTTAAAAGAGCATTCTGACACTGAAATGTTCATACATCATCCAGTGAGTAACCAAAACAGGTAGAAAGATACAAGTAGCCAGATGTAATTACCTGGCTTTTCACAAGTTGAAGATGATTGCCTTCAATACCCTGAGAGAACTCGAGATTGATATGCTTCACTTGACGATATCTTGGCTGCAAGAACAGTGAATCACTTTCCCAAACACTCACAGTACAATCTCAAGTATCAAAAGTGGGAGGACACCCAATAATAGCATGGTTTGATGTTCACATTAACATTGAAGACTTCTATCAATCAAACGAACCTGTTGTGTTTTATCGCCGTGAATGGAGGTTGCTGGAAACTCATTCATGCACAACCAATTTTCCAAACTGTCAGCTCCTGTCTTTGTCTCCACAAAGACCAATGTCAATGACTTCTGTGTATTTTCAAAGAGATGAAAAGCGAGCATAGGTCAGAGTGTGAAGAATCATGATCCATAATAAAGCCTTGGATAAGTAAACAACAGTTACTACCTCGTCCCCGGTGCCATTCTCTCTCTGAGCGTGTAGCAAGGCCATGAGATGGCTTCTCTTGTCAGAATCATGGACATACTCAACCTTTAGGGTGATTAAATCAGGGCTTGAACCAACCATTCCCACAGCCAAGAATATGTAGTTTGACAGGAAATCAGATGCTAGTCTCTGTACAAGAAAATTGAAAAGTTAAAAACCAAACATTTTTGTGCAGACTATAACACTGATAACGCCTTTCAACCATCATGATTTGGGTAAGAAAACTATTATCCTCTGAAAGATTAAGCTCTTTACTATAATTTAATTGAGAAAGAAAAGGGTGTTTCCTGGAGTCTAAGTAAAACCACCTTGGAAACGTGGCACTAAACAACATTGTCTGTCTGACCCCACGTGGAGGCATGTCCATCTGTTCAACAATCTTTCTAATTTGTGGTTCAAACCCCATGTCCATCATCCTGTCCGCTTCATCAAGAGCTAAAAACTTAATCATCTGCATTGTGACTGTAGCTCTCTCTAGCAATTCATTTAACCGGCCAGGTGTTGCCACAAGGATATCAACTCCCTTCTCCAGTTCCATGAGCTGTACAACCAAGAGAAGATGAGATCAAACAAATCAATGAAGCTTGAAAAATTGATGTGACTAACACCTGGAACCAGGAATAACTCCGAAGTTTGTAAGAAAAGAGCTAGAGCAAACCCCAAATCAGTAAGCCATAAGCTGCTACTCACATAAACCAGACAAAGCAAGAAAACCAAGAAACAAAAAAACTATCTGTGTAGGATAATTACCTGCTGGTCAATAGGTGTTCCTCCATAAGCAACAACAACCTTCACACCAGTTTGGTAGGAGAATTTTTTGGCTTTATCATGTATCTACCAAAGAAAACCACATAATGAGAAATGTGTGTCTATTGTAAATACACAAAGGGTTTAACTGGCTACCAAAAGAATAAAGTTGCATTACATTCCCTAACATTTCTAAAATAATTTATCACTAGATCTCGACCCGCACAGATTTTTGTTTTCATTTATTTTTATATAAACATTTTGTTTTCAATTCTAAATTGGTATATATTATAATATATGTGTCTATCAATTTTTAAAACAAAATAAGTTTACGGTATATTTTTTCTATTGAATAGATTGTTTCAAACTTTCACATGTATATGTATCTTCTTCTATATATATATTTTTGGGGATTATTTTATTAAAATCGTAACTATATATAAAGATTAGTAAAATATTGTTTTATTGTCATATTCAAAGATATTGTAACATTTCACAAATTTAGAAAGTTTTTAAAAAATTAAACTTTTTTCTTCATAGATTTATATTATCGACTAAATAATTAAACATTTAGTTTTTGTTTAATGTTTAAAATAAACTATATAGTTGAAAATTTGTTTTCATTGGTTTAAAGGTAGTAAAGATTAATCATTGTTAGATAATATGATTTTTGTTATTTAAAAAAACTCTTTATAATTTTAAAATTTAACATCAACAAATATTTAAATAATTAACATATGAAGGTATAGTATTACAACATTAAATTATATCTATTTGATTTACACTATCTATAAATATAATGGATCATCTATTGTTTAAATTCAATTATTGATAGCCCAATAAAAATTTCTAGTATGCCCAAAATTTAAATGATAAGATTAGAGATTAAATGTAACATGATTTTCTATAAATAAGTCTATTAGGTCTATTTTTTAAAAAATCACACATGAATCAAAATTGTGATTTCTATTTTAATATATAAGATTTATATAGTTTTCAGTTTTCATTCATTTTATTGTAGAGTAAATAAAACAAATTTGTTCTTTTTCCTAATCATTCATTTTTTTGTGTTCTTAGGATGGTCACCAATGAGACCCAAAGATTGTTTCACTATGCGGGAAGCCGGGAACGAGTAGATTATCAATGTTACCTGGCTTGCTAGCTCCCTTGATGGTGAGAGGATGAGTGCAAGAGGATAAACAGTCCGCGAACCAAGAGGTCTCTCCCCATGCTGATCTCTCATGATTCCACTAATGATCGGAAAGCAAAACGCAGCCGTTTTACCAGACCCTGTCTGAGCACAAGCCATCAAATCCATTCCGGCAAGCAGTATAGGGATGGCGTGACGCTGTATTGGCGTTGGCGTCACGTACTTGCACCTCCTGATGTTGAGATTCAACGCCTCCCCGAGATCTATGTCTGCAAATGCGTGAACGGGAGGAGGCACGTCTTCCCCACTGGTCTCAATGGGAGTATCTTCGTAGTCGTCAAAGTCAATGCTAGTGTTCTCCTGATTAGCATCGCCTCCAAAGGGATTCACTTCACGGTCTGAGTCAGCAGCATCTGCCCATGATGCACTCATAGCTGAAAATTTTGGTTGTGGAAGTCCTAAAATCCAGAAAAAGCTTGAAACTTTCTTAACCGTGAAAAGCAAGAGGAGAACCTCAAACTCGGCAGAGGGAATCGAATGGAGACGAAAGGTAGAACTCAAAGTCAATGGTAGTCAAGAAAAGCCTTAACTTTGCTTTTTCTTTTTTGGATCGGACACCGACGCGAGAAACATTACATGTTCACCTTCACAGCTTGTTTTATTTTTTATTTTAAGCATCTTATTTGAAAACATTTAAATTTATATTTTGAGGTATAAACATATGTTTAAAAAAGATATGTAGATCACCCTCTGGTATGGGTTGGATAGTACGGAATCATTTGGGTATTTTTCAACAGAGTGGCATGGGGAGGGAAATTCAAAGGAAGGAGCTCTCCTATTGAAGCTGAATGTCCGGCATTGATGTGGGCCATGCAGTGTTATGTTGCTGGTCTCTTGGGTATACGAGTTATTTATGAGGGTGACAACTTGCCCCTAATCAATCAAAAGGGATGTGCGTTTACCTATGCTCAGAGATTCTATACATCAGTGGAAGAACCGTTTTGCTCAGGTTCAATTTGGGCACCAAAAAGATCAGGAAATAAAAGTGCTGACTTATTGGCAAAGGAATGGTATTATACTCTCCATATCAATGGTGTCTTTTTTTTTTAGTTCTTGTCCTGGTTTCCTATATAATGTTGTAACAACAGATATTGGCACTTAATCAAAAAAGAAGATAATTATGATAAATTAATTGTGTCTCAAATTTTATATCAGTTTAATTAATTTTATATCAAAATATATTTCACTTTATTTTTTTCATATGCAAATATGTAAATAACTTTATTATTTCCTCTAATTTCAATAATTTAAATGAAATTTGTGAACTACTTTATTTATTTTTGATAAAAATGTAAACGCAGTAAAAAAAGTTTGAATATATATATAGTGGAAAAGGAAAATGTATATCATTCTTTCCCATAGATTTGATTGTATTTTAGATAGCTGAATAATAAAAATTATTAAATAATAAATTATTCATTCAACTGTACCAAAGATATAAGAGCAACTCCAATGGTAAGAACCTGTTAAGGGTTCTAATGAATAATTTAGTAGTTAATTTAGTGATTTGAAAAGTTTAGAACCCTTGCTAGTGTAATTAAATTTTTCATGGTCCAATGGGAGAACTTCTTTGAAGTTCTTAATTTTTTTTTTTTCATGGTCTCAACCAAATCAGCTTTTAATTGTACACAACTTGTTTATCTTGACACACAAGCAAGAACAGAACACAAAATCTATGATAAAGAGACAAGTCTGAGTGACTAATAAGCAGAACACATGATAAAGAGACGAGTGTCATCTCATAAGCATCAGTTATAATCCTAATTTCTTATAAACAGAACACAAATCTATGAGTGACTAAAACATACCAACATAAGCTTTATGACTCACATGCTTCTGCTGTCACATGTCTTTACTCCACCTGCAACAGCATAAAGAGAAACAAACTAACTCAGACACAAACAAACTAACTCAGACCCATATTATACAGACTACAAAGCAACAAGACAATTTCAGAGATTGCAAAGCAACAACTTCTACTGCTTACATGACTTGGAACCGAATTAAAACAAATCTATGCTGAGATGAGTTGTTCTCTGTACCCATAAGCATACGTATAAAATTCTCAACTCATATTAATAAAAACCACAAAACTACACTCTCCAAGCAAAAAGAAAGAAGAACAAAAACTTACACTGGTTGGATCCAAGAACAAAAGTCTCAGCCGGAAGAAAAACACAGAAAAACTTACACTGTTCCAACACCTACACAATTACCCCAAAACCATCGTTCAGACAACAAAGTCCAATGCTTTAACAGCCCATTTCAATACAGAGTTCAACGGTTTAATTCAGTTGCAATGACATTAACAACCTATTTTCAGTAAATGCTAAACCGTAAAGAATTGATTTTTAGCATTCTTGGAAAGAAAGAAGGAACCTTAGAGGCACGAGTGAGACGATCACCACTCTCACCAACAGAGATGTTAAAAGTACCTGTAGGCTGTAGATGGAGCCATAAGCAAGATTATCCGGATCAAGACGAGTATCCAACTAATAATCCTTGGTGGGCTATGTATAGTATTCATCAGAATCTCTCTTCCGCTTCTTCTTCTTTTTATCCCTCTTCTTCTCCGCCTTGTCGTTGCCAGACTCGGATAGGGAAGGAGCTGTGGAAGCTGCGGCGTCGATGACAGAGAGATCCGTCGTGAAGCTGGCGTTTCGAAGCCATTGAAGACCGGTTGAAATAGCTGAGACGGAGTTCGACGGAGTAGGGAAAAGGGGGAACAAGCCTGTGGTATTCGGTGGATCCGGAGTTACCTCGAAGGAGGAGGAAAAGAGAAATTGATTCTACAAAGAACATTGAGGAAGAAGAGAGACATAGACACCCAATAATAAAGGGACACGCAAGGGGTTTTAACCAATTCTAAAAATGCTATATTAAGAACCGGTTCTGTATTTTTAAACCATTTTTGATTTATTTTTTTTGCCTTTTTTTAATAACCTCTTTTTAAAACCTGTTGATGGAGGTGGTCTAAGAACATGTTTAATGAGAGTTTTTAGGGTCAAGTTCTTAACGGAATATAATAGCATTATTTAAGAGCCGGCTCTTAGTTTTTTTAATTAAAACTTAAGAGACGGTTTATTATATCCGTAAAGAACCTCGCCTTAAGAATTCCCCATTAGAGATGCTATAAGGAAAAAAAGTTTAACGACTTTCCTCCATAAATAGATGCTCAAGAGTAAGGGTACTAAAGTCAATTCGAGAGAAAGCTAGTAGAAACCACCACGCGCCTCTTCCCACACGCGCCCCCTCTCATATCGAAGAAAACGCAGGATCCATCCAATTTAGGGTTAGGCCTGCCACTAATCGCTTTCCCCGATCCGACTATAGGAAGGAAGAGGAAGACATGGGCGCGAATTCGATTCCGACGGACGCAACACTCGATCTTGATGAGCAGATCTCTCAGCTCATGCAGTGCAAGCCTCTCTCCGAGCAACAGGTGCCTCCAATTCTCTTCCTATACAGATTTCTCGTAGTTTGAATTGGATTCGTAGTGGAGACTATCGTTGATTGGATCTCAGATTTTTGTTGGAAATGAAAAAGGTTTTCTTTTTCTTGCGTGAGTATGAGATTATCCTAATTGATGGCTGATCAGTCGACGTATGTGTATACTTTCTCATTCACGTCAGTTTTGTGGGTCGAAAAAGAAAAGGACTTTATCATATCATTTTAAGATAGGTGATTCACTTGCACTTTGCTCTCCCTTGTATTGTGGGTTTGCCTGACTTACATCAAAGTTATCGTTTTGGATAGGTGGTTAACAAAATCAAATCTCATCAGTTAGATGCATTACTGACTTTTTAATTGGGTAAAAGGATTAAAAAAATAATGAGAATAGCGTTTGCTGGTATGCGATAGAGAGAGGTTACATGTTGATAAGTTACAGTCTGGAGATCATACGAGCTATATCTGTAAAAAAAGTAAGGTCTTTTTACTGTATATGATCTTCTTTTTGCTGCTTATGTCAAAATGGTCACTCTACTTTGACATTTCACTGTTATGTTTTTGATACTGGATATTGCTGCTAGTCGTGTTTCTCTTTATTAAGAATTAAAGGAGGTGAAAGATGTAACTTATCATGTCTACTGTTTTTTTGTTTTGTATAGGTTAGAGCATTATGCGAGAAAGCTAAGGAGATTTTGATGGATGAAAGCAACGTTCAGGTTAGCTATCGATCTTGCATCTCTTGGGGGTGAATATAATTTCCATGCGGTAGATTGTGTAACCATTTTGAATTCACTCATTTTGTTTGGTTTAAGTAGAGAGAGTTAATTTTATACATTTCCTTGCACGCAGCCTGTCAAAAGTCCAGTAACAATCTGTGGTGATATTCATGGACAATTCCATGATCTTGCAGAGCTTTTCCGTATTGGAGGAATGGTAAGATCTATAACACTTGCTGACATGCTTAATGGCCGCAAATATACAAGTTTTTTTTTTTTACAGTATCCTTCTTTTCTAGCACTTATTTATTCTGGGTGGTGGGTAGTACAAAGTGTGCATACTCACTGAATACTCAGAATGATTTGGAGCCTCTCATGGGTTATATCTAATAGTAGTGCTTAGGTTTCTTTTCTGGTTCTAATTTGTTGTCTGATAGATGTTCATCTTACGCTTTTTTTTTTTTTTTTGCAGTGCCCTGATACCAACTATCTATTTATGGGAGACTATGTCGACCGTGGATATTATTCTGTCGAAACTGTTACGGTAATTATCTGACTTTGAAGTAGGAAAACATCTTTTGTCTTGTTATGTTGTTAGATCAGATATTCTGTGTCCATACTGGTTGGTCTCTCTTCCTAACGTTTGTGTATGTTTGTTTGATTACGATGCTAATAGTCTTTCTTTCTTTTTAATTTGATTTCCAGCTGTTAGTCGGCTTGAAAGTACGGTATCCTCAGCGAATCACTATTCTTAGAGGAAACCATGAAAGTCGTCAGGTAAACTAACTTCGTCTCTACTTGTA
Proteins encoded in this window:
- the LOC106342810 gene encoding carbon catabolite repressor protein 4 homolog 2 codes for the protein MLSVIRVHLPSEIPIVGCELTPYVLVRRPDKTAATDDVPESAPLDGYFLRYRWYRVQSDKKVTICSVHPTEQATLQCVFCSKRRALVAKSYHCSPKCFTDAWQHHKTLHERAAAENGNEEDELTRFNSTGSGVLASTLSGSMSNLTLANNGPTPFYPSSITQKNGGETLIEVGGCKTYTPTADDIGYVLKFECFVANAETKQFVGHPSTILTSRVIPAPSPSPRRLIPVNGADVMGHLDQDGRIQSAGSFTVLSYNILSDTSASSDLYSYCPPWALSWPYRRQNLLREIVGYRADVVCLQEVQSDHFHEIFAPELDKHGYQALYKRKTNEVLSGSTSAIDGCATFFRRDRFSHVKKYDVEFNKAAQSLTEAIIPHTQKRTALNRLVKDNIALIVVLESKFGNQPTDPSGKRQLICVANTHVNVQQELKDVKLWQVHTLLKGLEKIAASADIPMLVCGDFNTLPGSAPHTLLVMGKVDPLHPDLMVDPLNILRPHTKLTHQLPLVSAYSSFVRPVMGLGLEQHRRRMDLNTNEPLFTNCTREFIGTHDYIFYTADTLMVESLLELLDEDGLRKDTALPSPEWSSNHIALLAEFRCMPRTRR
- the LOC106340041 gene encoding protein YLS3; protein product: MAYNQNQQMLALCITIAIMFLGVRSDLIQDIKGCQDSMSDLYSCLPFVTNKAKAPDSTCCTTLKEKLDKGQTKRCLCTLVKDRDDPGLGFKVDANRAMSLPSTCHVPANISQCPELLHLPPDSVAAKIFKQFTESSQNVGHKAVSTSSSVKGRDKKQFGLMMAGAFSVYLV
- the LOC106338544 gene encoding DEAD-box ATP-dependent RNA helicase 11-like, which produces MSASWADAADSDREVNPFGGDANQENTSIDFDDYEDTPIETSGEDVPPPVHAFADIDLGEALNLNIRRCKYVTPTPIQRHAIPILLAGMDLMACAQTGSGKTAAFCFPIISGIMRDQHGERPLGSRTVYPLALILSPSRELASQIHDKAKKFSYQTGVKVVVAYGGTPIDQQLMELEKGVDILVATPGRLNELLERATVTMQMIKFLALDEADRMMDMGFEPQIRKIVEQMDMPPRGVRQTMLFSATFPRLVQRLASDFLSNYIFLAVGMVGSSPDLITLKVEYVHDSDKRSHLMALLHAQRENGTGDEKSLTLVFVETKTGADSLENWLCMNEFPATSIHGDKTQQVRLIDRSLQYCTVSVWESDSLFLQPRYRQVKHINLEFSQGIEGNHLQLVKSQCQNALLSLKCLNLNGCQKISDGGIEAITSICPNLKAISIYWNVRVTDDCIRHLVNNCRTIIDLNLSGCKSITDKGMQLVAESYQDLESLNITRCVKITYDGLLHVLHKCSTLQTLNLYALSGFIDKAYKKISLLADLRFLDLCGAQNLFDEGLTHMAKCIKLESLNLTWCVQITDSGVITIANSCTSLEFLSLFGIVGVTDRCLETLSQTCSATLTTLDVNGCIGIKRRSREELLQMFPRLTCFKVHS